The proteins below are encoded in one region of Shewanella algae:
- a CDS encoding substrate-binding periplasmic protein, whose translation MNRICCLLLALLTFVWPAIAEPTKIQIATASWGGYTETNGEGYYFELLRRVFPEPEWQLEIQFVPFPRSLYMLEREQVDMVLGLYLGDISKGIYSAKKVETEVIDAAVTPELASVWQGMDSLTHRRVQALIAYRFFTLTQVPMHYQENSSLLEMLRKVNEGKIDAVLDYKPDILPLLPQLEQPRRLVLIEDVLRADVYFAFANNPKGLELKALFDQSFEQLERSGELAEIKQQSLEQLQLRIQEQPSP comes from the coding sequence ATGAATCGAATCTGCTGCCTGCTGCTGGCCTTGCTGACTTTTGTCTGGCCGGCCATTGCCGAACCGACCAAGATCCAGATAGCTACCGCCAGTTGGGGCGGTTATACCGAAACCAATGGCGAAGGCTATTATTTTGAGCTGTTGCGAAGGGTCTTTCCCGAGCCGGAATGGCAACTGGAAATCCAGTTTGTTCCCTTTCCCCGTTCCCTCTACATGCTGGAGCGTGAACAGGTGGACATGGTGTTAGGGCTCTATCTGGGGGATATCTCCAAGGGGATTTACAGCGCCAAAAAGGTGGAAACCGAGGTGATAGATGCCGCGGTGACCCCTGAGCTGGCCAGTGTTTGGCAAGGAATGGACTCACTGACCCATCGCAGGGTTCAGGCCCTGATCGCCTATCGCTTTTTTACCCTGACCCAGGTACCCATGCACTATCAGGAAAACAGTAGCCTGCTGGAAATGCTGCGCAAGGTGAATGAAGGCAAAATCGATGCCGTGCTTGACTATAAGCCGGACATCTTGCCGCTGTTGCCACAGTTGGAACAGCCCAGAAGATTGGTGCTTATTGAGGATGTGCTACGGGCAGATGTTTATTTTGCCTTCGCCAATAATCCCAAAGGGCTCGAGCTGAAGGCCTTGTTCGACCAAAGTTTTGAGCAGTTGGAGCGTTCCGGGGAATTGGCGGAGATTAAACAGCAGAGCCTGGAGCAGCTGCAACTGAGGATACAGGAACAGCCATCACCCTAG